A genomic window from Exiguobacterium acetylicum DSM 20416 includes:
- the ytkD gene encoding RNA deprotection pyrophosphohydrolase, whose product MITFLDYYQNQVELSFDDHPFSDRPLHVWVIAVYEGKWLLTHHKQRGYEFPGGKVEPGETAEEAARREVMEETGGKIDSLKYVGQYRVAGKGDTIIKNIYFAQIGSLSSHLAVDETDGAFLFEELPDRLDTNRQYSFMMKDRVLPETLRVLSERRLV is encoded by the coding sequence GTGATTACATTCTTGGATTATTATCAAAATCAAGTGGAATTAAGTTTTGATGACCATCCGTTCTCGGATCGTCCCTTGCACGTGTGGGTCATTGCCGTGTACGAAGGAAAATGGTTGCTGACCCATCATAAGCAGCGTGGGTATGAATTTCCTGGGGGAAAGGTTGAACCAGGTGAGACAGCAGAAGAAGCCGCCCGTCGTGAAGTGATGGAAGAGACGGGTGGGAAAATCGATTCCCTAAAATATGTTGGACAATATCGTGTTGCCGGAAAAGGTGATACGATCATCAAAAACATCTATTTCGCGCAAATCGGATCATTGTCGTCTCATCTTGCCGTGGATGAAACAGATGGTGCTTTTCTATTCGAGGAACTCCCTGATCGTCTCGATACGAATCGACAATACAGCTTCATGATGAAGGACCGTGTCCTTCCGGAGACGCTCCGTGTACTTAGCGAACGCCGATTGGTTTGA
- a CDS encoding class I SAM-dependent methyltransferase produces MGTGVYAMSLARVLPYTKQLLESVIEPGDCVVDMTAGNGHDTQFLAECVGPEGRVLAFDVQAQAIEESTRRLDEAGMLARVDLYHESHIHVGARLSDEQRPVRAGVFNLGYLPGSDKSITTTGEETLEALDALLPVLAPGGLVVLVVYHGHLEGKRERDAVLDYVTALDQQDYAVLQYRFLNQQNHPPFIIAIEKKVRG; encoded by the coding sequence ATAGGAACAGGAGTCTATGCCATGTCACTTGCCCGTGTACTACCTTATACGAAACAATTACTCGAGTCCGTTATCGAGCCCGGAGACTGCGTCGTCGACATGACTGCCGGAAATGGACATGATACGCAGTTTTTAGCAGAATGCGTCGGTCCAGAAGGTCGAGTCCTTGCGTTCGATGTCCAGGCACAAGCCATCGAGGAATCGACGCGACGTCTCGACGAAGCCGGAATGTTAGCACGCGTCGACCTTTATCATGAAAGCCACATCCATGTCGGTGCCCGTCTTTCGGACGAACAACGTCCCGTTCGTGCCGGTGTCTTCAATCTCGGATATCTGCCTGGAAGCGACAAATCGATCACAACGACAGGTGAAGAGACGCTCGAAGCACTCGATGCCCTCCTCCCGGTCCTCGCTCCCGGCGGTCTTGTCGTCCTCGTCGTCTATCACGGTCACCTGGAAGGAAAACGAGAGCGCGACGCCGTCCTCGATTACGTGACAGCCCTTGATCAGCAAGATTACGCCGTTCTTCAGTACCGTTTCTTGAATCAACAAAATCATCCACCGTTCATCATCGCAATCGAGAAAAAAGTACGCGGATGA
- a CDS encoding MFS transporter — MTKAGMALFVNSALAIVGNYLGGKAFDRLGGKKTLVISVIGLVLSSVGLLLFHQTYLGYVAMLGLIGFVGGMVFPTIYAMTGVIWPEGGRRAFNAIYVAQNVGVALGTAVSGQIAAFSIQYIFIANLVLYIAFAIILFVGLSWIQAPARMHAAHEETETTRTPLARGAARTMLLVSIGYALLWFVYVQWQGTFAVHTKSLGVTISEYSILWTINGALIVFAQPLLTPILRWFGDDLKRQLMTGTGIFLLSYLIVPFAGGFKMFLVAMIILTVGEMFIWPAVPAMAARLAPIGKEGEFQGYVNIAASAGRMISPTVGGLIYDLSGMSAVFLTLIGLILLAGVVFLRAIPKITS, encoded by the coding sequence ATGACGAAAGCAGGGATGGCGTTGTTCGTCAACTCGGCCTTAGCAATCGTCGGAAACTACTTAGGTGGAAAAGCGTTTGACCGTCTCGGCGGCAAGAAGACGCTCGTCATCAGTGTCATCGGACTTGTCCTGTCTTCCGTCGGCTTGTTGCTGTTTCATCAGACATACCTCGGATACGTCGCGATGCTTGGATTGATTGGATTCGTCGGTGGGATGGTTTTTCCGACGATCTACGCGATGACGGGTGTCATTTGGCCTGAAGGCGGGCGTCGTGCCTTTAATGCGATCTATGTCGCACAAAACGTTGGTGTAGCGCTCGGGACAGCTGTCAGTGGTCAAATCGCTGCCTTTTCGATTCAGTACATCTTCATCGCCAATCTCGTCCTCTATATCGCCTTTGCCATCATTTTGTTCGTCGGGTTGTCCTGGATTCAGGCACCAGCGCGGATGCATGCGGCCCATGAAGAGACCGAAACGACACGCACGCCCCTTGCACGCGGTGCGGCACGGACGATGTTGCTCGTCTCGATTGGTTATGCCTTACTTTGGTTCGTTTATGTGCAATGGCAGGGAACGTTTGCTGTACACACGAAATCGCTCGGTGTCACGATTTCCGAATACTCGATTCTTTGGACGATCAACGGAGCACTCATCGTGTTCGCGCAACCTTTACTAACACCAATTCTTCGTTGGTTTGGAGATGACTTAAAGCGACAACTGATGACAGGTACAGGAATCTTCCTCTTGTCTTATCTGATCGTTCCGTTCGCAGGTGGCTTCAAGATGTTCCTCGTCGCGATGATCATCCTGACGGTCGGTGAGATGTTCATCTGGCCAGCGGTTCCTGCTATGGCGGCGAGACTCGCGCCAATCGGGAAAGAAGGAGAATTCCAAGGGTATGTCAATATCGCTGCTTCAGCAGGGCGGATGATCAGTCCGACCGTTGGAGGGTTGATCTACGACTTATCTGGTATGTCAGCGGTCTTCTTGACATTGATTGGATTGATCCTGTTAGCGGGCGTCGTCTTCCTTCGTGCCATTCCTAAAATCACATCATGA
- a CDS encoding glucose-6-phosphate isomerase, whose product MSTVRFDYSKALQFVGQHEVDHMAETVKTLHHAIHEGTGAGSDFLGWVDLPTNYDQAEFARIQASAEKIKSDSDVLLVVGIGGSYLGARAAIEMLGHSFHNLLSKEDRKAPQIIYAGHNISSTYLHDLFEVLEGKDVSVNIISKSGTTTEPAISFRLLKSFMEEKYGKAEAKHRIYATTDKARGALKTLADSEGYETFVIPDDVGGRFSVLTPVGLLPIAAAGISIEELMQGARDAQECYASENLADNEAYQYAVVRNALYAKGKTIELLVNYEPALHYVSEWWKQLYGESEGKDFKGIFPAAVDFSTDLHSMGQYVQEGRRDLFETVIKVGQARHALTVEEDAQDLDGLNFLAGKSIQFVNDKAAEGTLLAHTDGQVPNLTVELPEMTPYHLGFLFYFFEKACAMSGYLLGVNPFDQPGVEAYKKNMFALLGKPGFEAEKAELEARLN is encoded by the coding sequence ATGTCAACAGTACGTTTTGATTATTCGAAGGCCCTACAATTTGTAGGTCAACATGAAGTAGATCATATGGCGGAGACGGTAAAGACGCTTCACCATGCGATTCATGAAGGAACAGGCGCAGGAAGTGATTTCTTAGGATGGGTAGATCTTCCGACGAACTACGATCAAGCGGAGTTTGCACGCATCCAAGCGTCTGCAGAAAAAATCAAGTCGGATTCTGATGTGTTGTTAGTCGTCGGAATCGGCGGTTCGTATCTCGGTGCGCGTGCTGCAATTGAGATGCTCGGACACTCATTCCATAACTTGTTATCAAAAGAAGATCGCAAAGCACCACAAATCATCTATGCAGGTCATAATATCTCATCGACGTATCTGCACGATTTATTCGAAGTCCTCGAAGGAAAAGATGTATCGGTCAACATCATCTCAAAATCGGGTACAACGACAGAACCAGCAATTTCGTTCCGTCTCTTGAAATCGTTCATGGAAGAAAAATACGGTAAAGCAGAAGCGAAACACCGGATTTATGCAACGACGGATAAAGCACGCGGTGCATTAAAAACACTCGCAGACTCTGAAGGATACGAAACTTTCGTCATTCCGGATGATGTCGGCGGCCGTTTCTCTGTTTTGACACCGGTTGGTCTATTACCAATCGCAGCAGCTGGTATTTCAATCGAAGAGTTGATGCAAGGTGCCCGTGACGCGCAAGAGTGCTATGCGAGCGAAAACCTAGCTGACAACGAAGCGTATCAATACGCGGTCGTCCGAAATGCGCTTTATGCGAAAGGGAAGACGATCGAGCTTCTCGTCAACTACGAACCAGCACTTCATTATGTATCGGAGTGGTGGAAACAATTGTACGGCGAGTCAGAAGGAAAAGACTTCAAAGGGATCTTCCCAGCAGCAGTCGACTTCTCGACGGATCTCCACTCGATGGGACAATATGTCCAAGAAGGTCGTCGTGACCTGTTCGAGACAGTCATCAAAGTCGGTCAAGCGCGTCATGCGTTGACGGTTGAAGAAGATGCTCAGGATCTCGATGGATTGAACTTCCTTGCAGGCAAGTCGATTCAATTCGTCAACGATAAGGCGGCAGAAGGTACGTTGCTTGCGCACACGGATGGACAAGTACCGAACTTGACGGTCGAACTTCCAGAGATGACACCGTATCACCTCGGATTCCTGTTCTACTTCTTCGAAAAAGCTTGTGCGATGAGTGGTTACCTCCTCGGAGTGAACCCATTTGATCAGCCAGGCGTCGAAGCGTACAAGAAAAACATGTTCGCGCTTCTTGGGAAACCAGGATTCGAAGCAGAAAAAGCAGAACTCGAAGCACGTTTGAACTAA
- a CDS encoding alpha/beta hydrolase codes for MVEQPTGIIVLVYPLQLRARPSEALIRVLEREYEVLLVDAPRRISFEEHGQLLKEALREAGKRKLPIHIVACSMGALVVNRLLQEYELPVASLSFISPLFDWHPSKQLGGVKQVFASAFDRFRPDVPLGTLPFGQSTEDTVRIGEPTYAQYREIEEEIVVHDEERKKLPRVNLACFYAPDDQFADVKLTLEVCRKMGGDQIYLQRLHGFPHFSFERLNTRFAEKLMLFFKLVEE; via the coding sequence GTGGTTGAACAACCAACAGGAATCATCGTATTAGTCTATCCGTTACAACTGCGTGCCCGTCCGAGTGAAGCTTTGATTCGGGTACTCGAACGAGAGTATGAAGTGTTACTCGTCGACGCACCACGTCGCATCTCGTTTGAAGAACATGGTCAACTGTTAAAAGAAGCATTACGTGAAGCCGGAAAACGTAAGTTACCGATTCATATCGTCGCCTGTAGCATGGGCGCACTTGTCGTCAATCGTCTGTTGCAAGAATATGAATTACCTGTCGCCAGTCTGTCGTTCATTTCACCGTTATTTGATTGGCACCCTTCGAAACAACTCGGAGGCGTCAAACAAGTCTTCGCAAGTGCGTTCGATCGTTTCCGACCTGATGTGCCACTCGGTACGTTACCATTTGGTCAAAGTACGGAAGATACTGTTCGTATCGGTGAACCGACCTATGCACAGTACCGGGAAATCGAAGAAGAGATCGTCGTACATGACGAGGAACGAAAAAAACTGCCGCGTGTGAACTTGGCTTGTTTTTATGCACCGGACGATCAATTCGCAGACGTCAAGTTGACGCTTGAAGTATGCCGGAAAATGGGGGGCGATCAGATTTACTTACAACGTCTACACGGATTTCCGCATTTTAGTTTCGAACGGTTGAACACACGGTTTGCAGAAAAATTAATGTTGTTCTTTAAGCTTGTTGAAGAATGA
- a CDS encoding EAL and HDOD domain-containing protein produces the protein MDILLARQPIVDRIGAVDAFELLYRSVKQMNVFDGDLATMDVLTNTLVHMGVEHVAEGKKLFVNFTADLLKSDLIHYLDPSRFVIEILETVDIDTEMLSVLHSWKEAGFTLALDDFVTDLLRQHGTELFALIDLIKIDIEAIPTREQSAILHIVRRNYPHIKMLAERVETHEDHTRCLDMGYDWFQGYFYAKPMLMKGKAVPPQLPVLLKMLKWLDTDEKYDEVIDEIEANPYISIQVLQLINSPGMGLRNTVSSVRQAISLLGFSQLKSWISLIVLREMKLASPYEWSNELLRSSLHCAKLCELFAKETRTLKPESAYMIGLLSHIDALLSVDIDDIIDQLPIEDSLKVVLQGKDHPFRDCLVLAISADRGDFDQFELLSQRLGVSLTRSYALLAESQEWLKQKETHLQEKTDSVLD, from the coding sequence ATGGATATCTTATTAGCACGTCAACCCATCGTTGACCGAATCGGAGCAGTTGATGCATTTGAGTTGCTGTATCGTTCCGTCAAACAAATGAATGTATTCGACGGTGACCTAGCGACAATGGATGTATTAACGAATACACTTGTTCATATGGGTGTGGAGCACGTTGCTGAAGGTAAAAAACTTTTCGTCAACTTTACGGCGGATCTCTTAAAAAGTGATCTGATTCACTATTTAGATCCAAGTCGGTTCGTTATCGAAATTTTAGAAACTGTCGACATCGATACAGAGATGTTATCTGTGTTGCACAGTTGGAAAGAAGCAGGTTTTACGCTAGCACTCGATGATTTTGTAACGGATTTACTTCGTCAACATGGAACAGAATTATTCGCACTAATTGATTTAATTAAAATCGACATCGAAGCGATTCCCACTCGTGAGCAAAGTGCGATCTTGCATATTGTCCGGCGTAATTATCCCCATATTAAGATGCTTGCCGAACGAGTGGAGACACACGAGGATCATACACGTTGTCTTGACATGGGATATGACTGGTTTCAAGGCTATTTTTACGCTAAGCCAATGTTGATGAAGGGAAAAGCTGTCCCTCCTCAATTGCCGGTATTGCTGAAGATGCTAAAATGGCTCGATACGGACGAAAAATACGATGAAGTCATTGATGAGATTGAAGCAAATCCGTATATCAGCATTCAAGTACTGCAACTGATCAATTCTCCGGGCATGGGATTACGAAATACGGTCAGCTCTGTTCGTCAAGCCATCTCATTGCTAGGCTTCTCGCAACTCAAAAGCTGGATTTCGTTAATTGTCTTACGCGAGATGAAGCTTGCTAGTCCTTACGAATGGTCAAATGAGTTACTCCGGTCTTCCTTACATTGTGCAAAACTTTGCGAGTTGTTTGCGAAAGAGACGCGTACGTTAAAGCCGGAGAGTGCTTATATGATCGGTCTGTTATCACATATTGATGCGTTATTGTCTGTGGATATCGACGACATCATCGACCAACTGCCAATTGAAGATTCTCTAAAGGTCGTTCTACAAGGAAAAGATCATCCGTTTCGGGATTGTTTAGTGCTTGCAATCAGTGCAGATCGCGGTGATTTTGATCAGTTCGAACTGCTCAGTCAACGTTTAGGTGTCTCGCTTACTCGTTCCTATGCGCTACTAGCAGAAAGTCAGGAGTGGCTCAAGCAAAAAGAAACACATCTTCAAGAAAAAACGGATTCTGTTTTAGACTAA
- the metK gene encoding methionine adenosyltransferase, which yields MTNLNRRLFTSESVTEGHPDKICDQISDSILDAILAADPNARVAAETSVTTGLVLVAGEITTSTYVDIPKVVRETIREIGYTRAKYGFDADTCAVLTSIDEQSADIALGVDQALEAREGSMSDAEIDAIGAGDQGLMFGYATKETPELMPLPISLSHRLARRLAEVRKNGQLDYLRPDGKTQVTVEYNENNEPVRVDTIVISTQHAEEVTLEQIQADLKEHVITPVIPAEYIDAATKFFINPTGRFVIGGPQGDAGLTGRKIIVDTYGGYARHGGGAFSGKDPTKVDRSAAYAARYVAKNLVAAGLADKAEVQLAYAIGVAHPVSIAVDTFGTGKLPEAQLVELVAENFDLRPAGIINMLDLRRPIYRQTAAYGHFGRTDVELPWEQTDKAAVLEEQAKRFA from the coding sequence ATGACAAACCTTAATCGCCGACTTTTCACGTCGGAGTCAGTCACTGAAGGTCATCCAGATAAAATCTGTGACCAAATTTCGGATTCAATTCTTGATGCAATCCTCGCAGCGGATCCAAACGCACGTGTTGCGGCAGAAACTTCTGTCACGACAGGTCTTGTTCTCGTTGCAGGTGAGATCACGACATCCACTTACGTCGACATTCCAAAAGTCGTTCGTGAGACAATTCGTGAAATTGGTTACACACGCGCGAAATACGGTTTCGACGCGGACACGTGTGCTGTATTGACATCAATCGATGAGCAATCAGCAGACATCGCTCTTGGTGTCGACCAAGCGCTTGAAGCACGTGAAGGTAGCATGTCTGATGCAGAAATCGATGCTATCGGTGCAGGAGACCAAGGTCTCATGTTCGGTTACGCAACGAAAGAAACACCAGAACTCATGCCACTTCCAATCTCGCTTTCACACCGTCTCGCACGCCGTTTGGCAGAAGTGCGTAAAAACGGTCAACTCGACTACCTTCGTCCGGACGGAAAAACACAAGTCACGGTCGAATACAACGAGAACAACGAGCCGGTTCGTGTCGATACAATCGTCATCTCGACACAACACGCAGAAGAAGTCACGCTTGAGCAAATCCAAGCTGACTTGAAAGAACACGTCATCACACCGGTCATCCCGGCTGAATACATCGACGCAGCAACGAAATTCTTCATCAACCCAACTGGTCGTTTCGTTATCGGCGGACCACAAGGAGATGCTGGATTGACTGGTCGTAAGATCATCGTTGATACGTATGGTGGATACGCACGCCACGGCGGTGGAGCATTCTCAGGTAAAGATCCAACGAAAGTCGACCGTTCAGCTGCATACGCAGCACGTTACGTCGCGAAGAACCTCGTTGCTGCAGGTCTTGCAGACAAAGCAGAAGTTCAACTTGCGTACGCAATCGGTGTCGCGCACCCAGTATCAATCGCGGTTGATACATTCGGTACAGGAAAACTTCCTGAAGCGCAACTCGTCGAATTGGTTGCTGAAAACTTCGATCTTCGTCCGGCTGGAATCATCAACATGCTTGATCTCCGTCGTCCGATCTATCGTCAAACAGCTGCATACGGTCACTTCGGTCGTACAGATGTTGAGCTTCCATGGGAGCAAACAGATAAAGCAGCAGTTCTTGAAGAACAAGCAAAACGTTTCGCATAA
- a CDS encoding peptidoglycan bridge formation glycyltransferase FemA/FemB family protein has protein sequence MERCQFITDAATWTTHVQQQPLDIFYSHQYVTLNARPSEQAVLFRYEGDAGTLFYPFLKRRIFDTPYSDLITPYGYGGPEIIGQLTATEMQHARLLFERWAEREAIVSEMIRFNPLTGNERFMRDWTKVSFIRHTTSIDLRPSIEDILQTFHKKTRSMIRKSLASPLTVRTGTRDDLSVFVALYHETMDRKNASAHYYFTANYFEQLFEANRLCEPLLLIAEIDGEPVGGYFVLLGKEYAHGHLIGCKRDEAKVFPNQRLEYEAILQAKAHGLVEQHLGGGYQERDSLFESKCRYTGYRLFEYHQGKSILQPAIYDQLCIRYGSDADSDYFPAYRQTSVQMATS, from the coding sequence ATGGAAAGGTGTCAATTCATCACAGATGCCGCAACTTGGACGACACACGTACAGCAACAGCCTCTTGATATCTTCTACAGTCACCAATACGTCACGCTCAATGCTAGACCGTCTGAGCAAGCGGTGCTATTCCGTTATGAAGGTGATGCAGGAACACTATTTTATCCCTTTTTAAAGCGCCGGATTTTTGATACACCTTATTCAGATCTCATCACGCCGTATGGCTACGGTGGACCGGAAATCATTGGTCAACTGACTGCGACTGAAATGCAGCATGCACGCTTATTGTTCGAAAGGTGGGCAGAGCGAGAAGCGATCGTCTCGGAAATGATTCGCTTTAATCCATTGACGGGGAATGAACGCTTCATGCGGGATTGGACGAAAGTCTCTTTCATCCGTCATACGACGAGTATCGATTTACGCCCTTCAATAGAGGACATCCTGCAAACATTTCATAAGAAGACGAGAAGTATGATTCGCAAATCGCTTGCCTCTCCTTTAACTGTTAGAACAGGAACACGAGACGACCTATCTGTTTTTGTAGCGTTGTATCATGAAACGATGGACCGGAAGAATGCTTCGGCTCATTACTATTTTACAGCGAATTATTTTGAGCAATTATTTGAAGCAAATCGCCTCTGTGAGCCATTGTTACTGATTGCGGAAATCGACGGAGAACCTGTTGGTGGATACTTCGTATTGCTCGGAAAAGAATATGCCCACGGTCATTTGATTGGTTGTAAGCGGGATGAAGCGAAGGTGTTTCCGAACCAGCGACTCGAGTACGAAGCGATTCTTCAGGCGAAAGCACACGGTCTCGTCGAACAACATCTCGGGGGTGGATATCAAGAACGGGATAGTCTCTTTGAGAGTAAATGCCGCTATACTGGATATCGACTATTTGAGTATCATCAAGGAAAATCGATTCTTCAACCAGCCATATACGATCAGTTATGTATACGATACGGGTCAGATGCCGATTCGGATTATTTTCCGGCTTACCGACAAACCAGTGTCCAAATGGCGACAAGTTAA
- a CDS encoding alpha/beta hydrolase family protein yields MYLANADWFELPRQGPFRTFRMFYTTGDGERVGAYIVLPQVANGQGILYLRGGTRSIGMVRPTRLLAFAQAGFFVMAPFYRGNLGGTGKEDFGHHDIEDACSAFDWLQQRVSHVHAFGFSRGGQMALLLAHHRPVARTVSWAGVTELKWTYEEQKTMQKMLRRYTGGTPDTVPDAYAVRSPLHVAPQGEVLLIHGAYDENVRLRHATAYAARHSEKTMLQTYAYAHQFPIHEKLRVTWNVLNWFETGIYNR; encoded by the coding sequence GTGTACTTAGCGAACGCCGATTGGTTTGAACTTCCGCGTCAAGGTCCGTTTCGTACGTTTCGGATGTTCTATACCACAGGGGATGGGGAACGGGTCGGTGCCTATATCGTACTCCCGCAAGTCGCAAATGGTCAGGGAATTCTCTATTTGCGTGGTGGAACGCGTTCGATCGGAATGGTCCGACCGACACGACTGCTCGCGTTCGCACAGGCCGGCTTTTTTGTCATGGCACCTTTCTATCGGGGGAATTTAGGCGGTACGGGCAAAGAAGACTTCGGTCATCACGACATCGAAGACGCCTGCAGTGCCTTTGACTGGTTGCAGCAACGTGTCTCGCATGTTCACGCATTCGGATTTTCACGTGGTGGGCAGATGGCATTGCTCCTTGCGCATCATCGTCCAGTTGCCCGAACGGTGTCGTGGGCAGGGGTGACCGAGTTGAAATGGACCTATGAAGAGCAGAAGACGATGCAAAAGATGCTTCGTCGCTACACGGGAGGTACACCCGACACGGTTCCTGATGCATACGCGGTTCGCTCTCCGCTTCATGTCGCACCTCAAGGTGAAGTGTTATTGATTCACGGTGCGTATGATGAAAACGTTCGTTTACGCCACGCGACGGCTTATGCTGCGCGTCATTCCGAAAAGACGATGCTTCAGACTTACGCCTACGCGCATCAATTTCCGATTCACGAAAAGTTACGTGTGACGTGGAATGTATTGAATTGGTTTGAGACTGGTATCTATAATCGATGA
- the pckA gene encoding phosphoenolpyruvate carboxykinase (ATP), which translates to MPMTVLNIEELLKKEHVFKQLSVAELVEHAIRNEEGVLAENGALSVETGKFTGRSPKDKFIVRDSSCESHIDWGHVNQPMDGDKFEQLLQKVLRYMNEADHLYYTEAAAGADTHFTLPVRVLTQYAWHNLFAKQLFLREYPEVAAFEPFTVVYAPHFKADPAVDGTNSETFIAMSFEHRIVLIGGTEYAGEIKKSIFSVMNYLLPQENVLSMHCSANVGHEGDVALFFGLSGTGKTTLSADDSRQLIGDDEHGWSHDGVFNIEGGCYAKTVNLSREKEPQIFDAIRFGTVLENVVLDETRHPDYDDTSLTENTRAAYPITAIDNIAVPSRAGHPKTIVFLTADAYGVLPPISKLTKEQAMYHFLSGYTSKLAGTERGVTEPEATFSTCFGSPFLPLMPEKYATMLGELIDRHGVTVYLVNTGWTGGAYGTGSRMKLSYTRTMVNAAVNGTLATIPTEEHPIFGLHMPLEVPGVPSELLNPVRVWSNPDEYDTQARSLAEKFQHNFLRFESATDAIKSAGPRL; encoded by the coding sequence ATGCCGATGACGGTCCTGAATATCGAAGAACTACTCAAGAAAGAGCATGTGTTCAAACAACTATCTGTTGCTGAACTTGTCGAACATGCGATTCGAAACGAAGAAGGTGTCCTTGCTGAGAACGGCGCATTATCTGTAGAAACGGGGAAATTTACAGGTCGTTCACCAAAAGATAAGTTCATCGTCCGTGATTCTTCCTGCGAGTCTCACATTGATTGGGGTCACGTTAACCAACCAATGGATGGAGACAAATTTGAACAATTGTTGCAGAAGGTTCTTCGTTACATGAACGAAGCCGATCATCTCTACTACACAGAAGCTGCAGCAGGTGCAGATACGCACTTCACCCTTCCGGTCCGTGTGCTCACACAATACGCTTGGCATAATCTCTTTGCCAAACAACTCTTTTTACGCGAATATCCTGAAGTGGCTGCCTTTGAACCGTTCACGGTCGTCTACGCACCACATTTCAAGGCAGATCCTGCCGTTGACGGAACGAACTCTGAGACGTTCATCGCCATGTCGTTCGAACACCGAATCGTCTTGATTGGTGGAACGGAGTATGCGGGCGAAATCAAAAAATCAATCTTTTCCGTCATGAACTACCTCTTGCCACAAGAAAACGTTCTTTCAATGCACTGTTCGGCAAACGTCGGACACGAAGGTGACGTTGCCTTGTTCTTCGGTCTATCTGGGACTGGTAAGACCACCCTTTCCGCTGATGATAGCCGCCAATTGATTGGTGACGACGAACATGGTTGGTCACACGATGGTGTCTTCAACATCGAAGGAGGATGTTATGCGAAGACGGTTAACCTGTCACGTGAAAAAGAACCACAGATTTTTGACGCAATCCGCTTCGGAACGGTTCTTGAAAACGTCGTTCTTGATGAAACACGTCACCCTGATTACGATGACACATCGTTGACGGAAAATACGCGTGCTGCTTATCCGATTACAGCAATTGATAACATCGCTGTTCCATCACGCGCTGGTCACCCGAAGACGATCGTCTTCTTGACGGCTGATGCGTACGGTGTCTTGCCTCCGATCAGCAAGTTGACGAAAGAACAAGCGATGTATCACTTCCTATCAGGTTATACATCAAAACTCGCTGGAACAGAGCGTGGTGTAACGGAGCCGGAAGCAACGTTCTCAACGTGCTTCGGTTCACCATTCCTTCCACTCATGCCTGAAAAGTATGCGACGATGCTCGGCGAATTGATTGATCGTCATGGTGTCACCGTTTATCTCGTCAACACCGGCTGGACGGGTGGTGCTTACGGTACGGGTAGCCGCATGAAGCTATCCTACACCCGGACGATGGTCAATGCTGCCGTCAACGGTACACTTGCAACGATTCCAACAGAAGAACATCCGATTTTCGGACTTCATATGCCACTTGAAGTTCCAGGTGTTCCAAGCGAGTTACTCAATCCGGTACGCGTCTGGTCGAATCCGGACGAATACGACACACAAGCGCGTTCGCTTGCTGAGAAATTCCAACACAATTTCCTTCGCTTCGAAAGTGCGACAGATGCAATCAAGTCAGCTGGTCCACGCCTATGA
- a CDS encoding GNAT family N-acetyltransferase, translating into MEIREAIPADAGRIHDIAVTSWLDTYAEIYSERSKAHFVQEAYPQEEVVRAIRTAEEARGEYFYVGIIDEEIVGFIHAVDVEGTWEIVRLYVLPKYQQNGIGRRLIRELERQGAVPLEVYVEARNYKARQFLTSFGFEELSEMTEEVFGQAESVIRLRHVAS; encoded by the coding sequence ATGGAAATACGCGAAGCTATTCCAGCTGATGCAGGACGTATTCATGACATTGCCGTCACATCTTGGTTGGATACGTATGCAGAAATCTATTCCGAACGTTCGAAAGCGCATTTCGTGCAGGAGGCGTATCCGCAAGAAGAAGTCGTTCGTGCGATCCGGACGGCGGAAGAAGCACGGGGAGAGTATTTTTATGTCGGAATCATCGACGAGGAAATCGTCGGTTTCATTCATGCTGTTGATGTTGAGGGAACGTGGGAGATCGTTCGTCTGTACGTCTTACCGAAATATCAGCAAAATGGTATCGGGCGACGTCTGATCCGTGAACTCGAACGACAAGGAGCCGTCCCACTCGAAGTCTACGTGGAAGCACGTAACTATAAAGCACGTCAGTTCTTGACCTCATTTGGTTTTGAAGAACTGAGTGAGATGACGGAAGAAGTCTTTGGTCAAGCAGAATCAGTCATTCGTCTTCGCCATGTCGCCTCGTGA